In Oryza sativa Japonica Group chromosome 11, ASM3414082v1, the following are encoded in one genomic region:
- the LOC107279299 gene encoding uncharacterized protein isoform X1 — MARGPRRLRKLNLDAQSAGHVQDEEENLLYNFEALDEADAQFNDDNLHLEAQDAGNVQPTEDSEQDLSENDDIITELPLAAKRPINIIWPNGEVRQVLGNFNVKNLDQLKQGKVIVETDEHGIPNDRSGSVLGSYLGKLAQNSTFAPLDIPKWDHDLFVGPKESIVADVEMKFVYPSETKQLTRDWILMKADKGWRSYKSRLKGRYFNPDVRTLNDILKYVPKGVNGYQWRGLVKIWCQDKHKKLCEKNSESAKQQRNLHTTGRKSHARLCKEMVEAKVKGKVHDIDVWDEAHKKKDERIKAVVESAYHELAKKKSTSCSGLSSKDYDEVFRRVVGKETKLRGYYDHKNWSQIRVSQGLDVVGQSEEYAMLKLQMNAMENKIEAMSVDMTLMRAFIEQKFPGEDWRNIVVAEQNKEVDISEQVGNDIQHESNVEESCEHVHSTPDNVQQKHLISYIPAKNGCHKPSVPHEHMIAKQSSIGSFARRSEASQRYMESTMAHDHGTDKVDMFDQVDIDCTNEFDNNFDNSFANTNAKSNHVQLQQVHSISSANGNGRRFNPSIPYERTNAKQLSGESLGKRSITSQMNVESMVPRENVTNEAYVSEQDGTDIMNGFVHNREEPHANENAIPNNVQQLCSVSSTRAKENCSTKALPYDHITAKQSSIKSSVKRTRTNCVDSILPPDKAKQGPQRKGVLENTSSKSDQRVVFLFSLNPVYKGKVVAKGNLVTTDSTYVVGGNMLGNEYYGVAVHSVTNIGDERLPRPSENCTTLREAIGYVIPWPRPYVRKRRDTSSAQ; from the exons ATGGCGAGGGGGCCAAGACGTCTACGGAAGTTGAACCTAGATGCACAGAGCGCAGGACATGTGcaagatgaagaagaaaattTGCTGTACAACTTTGAAGCTCTAGATGAAGCAGATGCACAATTCAATGACGATAATTTGCATCTCGAAGCTCAAGATGCAGGGAATGTACAACCCACAGAAGATAGTGAGCAAGACCTTTCAGAGAATGATGACATAATCACGGAGTTGCCTCTTGCAGCCAAAAGACCAATTAATATAATCT GGCCAAATGGGGAGGTACGACAGGTTCTAGGAAATTTTAATGTAAAAAACTTGGACCAACTGAAGCAAGGAAAGGTAATTGTAGAGACGGATGAACATGGTATTCCAAATGATAGATCAGGTTCTGTTCTAGGCTCGTATCTTGGTAAGCTTGCACAGAATTCAACATTTGCACCATTGGACATTCCAAAATGGGACCATGACTTATTTGTGGGACCAAAGGAGAGCATAGTCGCTGACGTGGAg ATGAAATTTGTGTACCCTTCTGAGACGAAGCAGCTTACAAGAGACTGGATTCTAATGAAAGCTGATAAAGGGTGGAGATCTTACAAAAGCCGTTTGAAGGGAAGATACTTTAATCCTGATGTGAGGACTCTAAacgatatattaaaatatgtccCAAAAGGTGTCAATGGATATCAATGGCGTGGTCTTGTTAAAATATGGTGTCAGGATAAACACAAG AAATTATGTGAGAAAAACTCTGAAAGCGCAAAACAGCAGAGGAATCTACATACAACTGGTAGAAAAAGCCATGCTAGGCTTTGTAAAGAGATGGTG GAAGCAAAAGTTAAAGGGAAGGTCCATGACATTGACGTATGGGATGAAGCACATAAGAAAAAGGATGAGCGCATTAAGGCGGTAGTG GAATCGGCTTACCATGAATTAGCTAAAAAGAAATCTACTAGTTGCAGTGGTCTTTCATCCAAAGATTATGATGAAGTTTTTCGACGTGTAGTTGGAAAAGAGACAAAACTTCGAGGGTACTACGATCATAAGAATTGGAGCCAAATAAGGGTTTCTCAGGGACTAGATGTTGTTGGACAATCTGAGGAATATGCAATGCTTAAGTTACAAATGAATGCAATGGAAAATAAAATAGAGGCTATGAGTGTTGATATGACTCTGATGCGTGCCTTCATAGAACAAAAATTCCCTGGAGAGGATTGGAGAAATATTGTGGTTGCAGAACAAAATAAAGAA GTTGATATTTCTGAACAAGTTGGTAATGATATCCAACATGAATCCAATGTTGAAGAATCATGTGAACATGTACATTCTACACCAGATAATGTGCAG CAGAAGCATTTAATCAGTTATATTCCTGCTAAAAATGGTTGCCACAAACCATCTGTACCACATGAACACATGATTGCCAAG CAATCAAGCATTGGAAGCTTTGCTAGAAGGTCTGAAGCTAGTCAGAGATACATGGAATCAACTATGGCACATGACCATGGAACTGATAAG GTTGATATGTTTGATCAAGTTGACATTGACTGTACAAATGAATTTGATAATAACTTTGATAATTCATTTGCCAATACCAATGCTAAGTCAAATCATGTGCAG TTGCAGCAAGTACATTCTATTAGTTCTGCTAATGGCAATGGTCGTCGTTTCAATCCATCTATACCATATGAACGCACAAATGCTAAG CAACTAAGTGGGGAAAGCTTAGGCAAAAGGTCCATAACAAGTCAAATGAATGTGGAATCAATGGTGCCACGTGAGAATGTGACCAATGAG GCTTATGTTTCTGAACAAGATGGTACTGATATTATGAATGGGTTTGTTCACAACCGTGAGGAACCACATGCCAATGAGAATGCTATACCAAATAATGTGCAG CAATTATGTTCTGTTAGTTCAACTAGAGCTAAAGAGAATTGTTCTACTAAAGCTTTGCCATATGACCACATAACTGCAAAG CAATCAAGCATTAAAAGCTCTGTCAAAAGGACTAGAACTAACTGTGTGGATTCAATTTTACCACCTGATAAAGCCAAACAG GGGCCTCAGAGAAAGGGAGTATTAGAGAATACTTCATCTAAATCA GATCAAAGGGTGGTGTTCTTGTTTTCATTGAATCCAGTATACAAAGGCAAAGTAGTGGCCAAGGGAAATTTAGTGACTACAGATAGCACATATGTGGTTGGAGGAAATATGCTTGGAAATGAATATTATGGTGTGGCTGTTCATAGTGTTACAAATATTGGTGATGAGAGACTGCCAAGACCATCTGAAAACTGTACTACATTAAGAGAGGCAATTGGTTATGTCATTCCTTGGCCTCGTCCCTAT GTAAGAAAGCGTAGGGATACAAGTTCTGCCCAGTAG